The DNA segment ATTCTACCTTTCGCTGGTGGAGAAGCTGGGCGTCATCACCTCACGGCCGGAGTTTTTCGCTCCTCTGGAAAGCGTCGCGCCTCCGGTGGCCGGGAATGTCATGCTCTGCCCGGACTCCGACCTGGGCGTGACCTATGAGTGGCCGTTGGACCGCTGGGTGGAACTGGCCGGTGCGCTGAAGGCGGAAGGCGCGAAGCTGACCATCGCCGGGCTGTCCGGCACCCGTGGAAAGGGCAGGCTGCTGGCGGAAAAGCTGGGGGAGAGCGAACGGTTTCTGGAGGCCCGGCCACTGGCGGGCGCGCTCGATCTGTTCGCCGCACATCAGGTGGTCATCGCCTCGGAAAGTTCTCTGCCCCACGTGGCCGCCTTCGCCGGGGCCACCTGTGTGACCCTTTTTGGCCCCGGAGACCCCACTTCGCGCAGGCCGCTCGGCAGGCAGCACGGCATCGCCCGCCGCCACGTGGAATGCGCGCCGTGTTTCCTCGAAAAATGCCCCATGGACCTGCGCTGCCAGGAGGAGCTGAACGTGGACCGGGTGATGGGCGTGGTGGCGGCGTTGTAGGGATTGCCACGCCACTACCTTCTCACCGGCGTGACTTTCTCGCCGCGGCGATCTGGGCCATCAGGCGGTGCAGGATGAGGCGGTGGTCGAGGCCGGTGGTGACCAGGGCCTGGTCAGCGGTCAGCGTCGCCTCCAAGACTTGCTGGAGTCCGCCCAGCTCAAAGTTTCCGGCGCTCTGGACCGCGAGGAAAATGGGGAAGACATTCACGCCGGAGCCGTCCTTTTTCTGCGGCAGCCACGCGCGGTCCGCCTCCGGAAGCCGGTTCAGCCCGCCGGCGAACGACTGGTAGTTGCCAGCCGGGATGTTGAGTTTCTCCACGATGAGCTTTGCCATGTAGAGGTTGCGGATCGTCGGGATCACGGAGGCGCGCATGATGCCGATGGCGGATTCATCCGCCTCCAGTTGCTGGTCGATCAGCTCGATCGCGCGGAGGGCGTCGCCTTTCTGGATCGATTTTCCGATTTCGAAAACGACGGCGGCCCGGCTCAGTGGCACCATCTGGCGGACGTCTTCCTCCGTGACGGTGCGGCGTTCTTCGCCGAGGAAAAGGTCCAGCTTCTCCAGCTCGTTGCCGATCTGCTGGGACTGCTCCCCCGCGAGCAGGACGAAGAGTTCCAGCGCGTCCGGCTCGAACTTCAGGCCGAGTTCCGCGGAGCGCTTCGAGACGAGGTGCCCGACCTGATCCATCCAGTCGTCGCGGGAGGTGTCGATGCGGTCGTAGGTCTGCACGTCCGCCGTCTTTTCGATGAACTTCCAGAAGCCGCGCCGCTTGTCCACGCCCATGGCGGTGAGGAGGAACTTCACGCCGTCCGGCAGGCCTTTTTCCAAAGTGGCACGGAGCGCCTCGATGCCGGCCTCCGTCCGCTGGGAGCGGCCGGTCACGGTGTCCGCGAAGAAGTTGGCGTTGCGCAGCCAGACCACCTTGTCCCCGCCGAACATGGGGATGGTCAGCAGTGCCTGCACGGTGGAGGCGCAGATCTCATAGGCGGAGTCCGAGTTGTCCGCGATGCCGTCGATCGTCTCGTGGGTGAAGCCGTCGTCCACGCCGCCGGTCAGCTCATTGTGGAGGTGGAGCGCCTTTTCCCGGACCAAGCCTTCGTCGGTGCCGACGATGGCGAAGAAGTTGCCGGATTTCGGGGATGCTTTCGGTTTGGCGGCCACGCCGGGAGATTGGACGGTGCGCGCCGGACATCCAACTCCGAAGGTGTCCCGCCGGAAAACTTTCCGTTGAAAAGCGGAGGGGCTTGGGCCGTAGTGGAGGTGACGTATGAAGAACCCCATATTCTCGATCGTTTTCGCCGCCCTCGCCCTGATCCCGGTGGGCGCATCCGCCGCCGAGCCGAACAAGGTGCATGAGCAGATGGAAAAGATGGACGACGCCTACAAGGCGTTCCGCAAGGAGACCGACCCGGCGAAGGGCGCGGAACTCGCCCGCGAGGCCCAGACCTACGCCATCCAGAGCCTTTCCGAAGTGCCGCAGATGGTAAAGAACATCACCGATCCCGCGGAGAAGGCGAAGGCGCTGGCCACCTACAAGAAGATGATGGCCAAGCTGGTCGCCTCCCTCTGCGAGGTGGAGGAAGCGTTCCTCAACGGCAAGATCGAGGACGTGGAAACCATCGTCGATTCCCTCAAGGACCAGAAGAAGGAAGGCCACGAGAAGTTCGTCCCGGAGGAGTGATCCCCGCAGGACGGTGACTGCCTGGTGCCCTCAGCGGAGGTGCAGCTTGAGGATGCGTTTGACCTCCTCCGAACTCACCGGGCAGTCGGTCACGCCGTGACCCCATGGGACCACCTTTTCGGATTCCACGGGGTTCACGCAGGATGAATGATAGGGGACGACCCCGTCGGAGCAGTCGGGGATCTGTCCCTTGCCCCGGTTGCCGACGATGGAGTGGAAGTGGATGTTCCGCGGCAGGGGCATCTTGTT comes from the Luteolibacter sp. SL250 genome and includes:
- a CDS encoding cytochrome b562 — its product is MKNPIFSIVFAALALIPVGASAAEPNKVHEQMEKMDDAYKAFRKETDPAKGAELAREAQTYAIQSLSEVPQMVKNITDPAEKAKALATYKKMMAKLVASLCEVEEAFLNGKIEDVETIVDSLKDQKKEGHEKFVPEE
- the holA gene encoding DNA polymerase III subunit delta — encoded protein: MAAKPKASPKSGNFFAIVGTDEGLVREKALHLHNELTGGVDDGFTHETIDGIADNSDSAYEICASTVQALLTIPMFGGDKVVWLRNANFFADTVTGRSQRTEAGIEALRATLEKGLPDGVKFLLTAMGVDKRRGFWKFIEKTADVQTYDRIDTSRDDWMDQVGHLVSKRSAELGLKFEPDALELFVLLAGEQSQQIGNELEKLDLFLGEERRTVTEEDVRQMVPLSRAAVVFEIGKSIQKGDALRAIELIDQQLEADESAIGIMRASVIPTIRNLYMAKLIVEKLNIPAGNYQSFAGGLNRLPEADRAWLPQKKDGSGVNVFPIFLAVQSAGNFELGGLQQVLEATLTADQALVTTGLDHRLILHRLMAQIAAARKSRR
- a CDS encoding glycosyltransferase family 9 protein, whose protein sequence is MSGTTTKGQMLVAAPVRWDEACFSVPAVRALVASGLAVGVLCEERQVPFWERITGIRVTGFPPKPDVKELAAGIAGGWSGALVWEPGTAADIIVRAQIAKRIGPETKALRKVMTHPVNQVKEPGPVEHRVRFYLSLVEKLGVITSRPEFFAPLESVAPPVAGNVMLCPDSDLGVTYEWPLDRWVELAGALKAEGAKLTIAGLSGTRGKGRLLAEKLGESERFLEARPLAGALDLFAAHQVVIASESSLPHVAAFAGATCVTLFGPGDPTSRRPLGRQHGIARRHVECAPCFLEKCPMDLRCQEELNVDRVMGVVAAL